From Chromohalobacter canadensis, one genomic window encodes:
- a CDS encoding GGDEF domain-containing protein has protein sequence MTSRALQRLWGWSCSAPGALPLEHRRSYEVVAQTFVLASLGHLLFACVLIGLQIPLLIVLNLACVATNTAALMLHRRLQLHRAMTVKLSATLLLITSSVWLIGPDAGFEYYFFLLLCEMLISDMAARYKIVMSATVGSVALATLLMAPHSTPWMLEAEAFREDIRLTNLVMVFLILGLILWRLHAITERCEHHFRRDATHDYLTTVLNRRAIFHEADMLWQQGRDFTLLLLDADHFKQVNDTHGHTAGDEVLRHLAYIVRAALREGDRLGRVGGEEFLIVLPDSTRGEVLSVATRIRRCLADQPCRMEALTLSVTFSMGMATAQEATSLQTLIDMADRRLYRAKSAGRDQLVMRDLEIIGPAAMS, from the coding sequence ATGACTTCAAGGGCCTTGCAACGGCTCTGGGGATGGTCGTGCAGTGCGCCGGGGGCGCTGCCGCTGGAGCACCGACGTAGCTACGAGGTGGTGGCACAGACTTTCGTGCTTGCAAGCCTGGGGCACTTACTGTTTGCGTGCGTGTTGATCGGTCTTCAGATCCCATTGCTGATCGTCTTGAATCTCGCCTGCGTGGCGACCAATACCGCAGCATTGATGTTGCACCGACGCTTGCAACTGCATCGGGCGATGACCGTCAAGCTGTCCGCCACCCTGCTTTTGATCACGTCTAGCGTGTGGCTGATCGGCCCCGATGCCGGCTTCGAATATTACTTTTTCCTGCTGCTTTGCGAGATGTTAATCAGCGACATGGCGGCGCGTTACAAGATCGTGATGAGTGCTACGGTCGGCAGCGTGGCGCTGGCTACCTTGCTGATGGCCCCACATTCCACCCCCTGGATGCTGGAAGCCGAGGCGTTTCGCGAGGACATTCGCCTGACCAATCTGGTCATGGTCTTCCTGATCCTGGGGCTGATCCTGTGGCGGCTGCATGCCATTACCGAACGTTGCGAGCACCATTTCCGTCGTGACGCCACCCATGATTACCTCACCACGGTGCTCAACCGGCGTGCCATCTTTCACGAAGCCGACATGCTGTGGCAACAGGGGCGAGATTTCACGCTATTGCTGCTCGATGCCGACCACTTCAAGCAAGTCAATGACACCCATGGCCACACCGCAGGCGACGAAGTCTTGCGTCATCTGGCGTATATAGTGCGGGCTGCCTTGCGCGAAGGTGACCGCCTCGGGCGCGTCGGTGGTGAGGAGTTCCTGATCGTATTGCCCGACAGCACGCGGGGCGAGGTGCTCTCGGTCGCAACGCGCATTCGTCGATGTCTGGCGGATCAGCCGTGTCGGATGGAAGCGTTGACTCTCTCTGTGACGTTTTCCATGGGCATGGCCACGGCCCAGGAAGCCACTTCATTGCAAACGCTCATCGACATGGCTGATCGCCGCTTGTATCGCGCCAAGTCCGCAGGACGCGATCAGCTGGTCATGCGTGACCTGGAAATCATCGGGCCGGCGGCGATGTCGTGA
- a CDS encoding IMPACT family protein — protein sequence MRYAIPDLASGEHRYHEIEIEKSRFIIWTAFIPDIASFDALLAQARAAHPNASHHCTAYIAGAPGEQNAIGFSDDGEPGGTAGRPMYQALEGSGLGQVGCVVIRYFGGTKLGTGGLVRAYTQAVVQALEGLPRRPFIERRMLRIRIDFAGEAIAREWLATQDALIESADYEADGVTLSIAWPRERDSDLSALTSRLKGQLTRLDSSA from the coding sequence ATGCGCTACGCGATTCCCGACCTGGCATCCGGCGAGCATCGCTACCACGAGATCGAAATCGAGAAAAGCCGCTTCATTATCTGGACGGCTTTCATCCCCGATATCGCCAGTTTCGACGCATTGTTGGCGCAAGCGCGGGCGGCTCATCCCAACGCTAGCCATCACTGCACGGCTTATATCGCTGGTGCCCCTGGTGAGCAGAACGCCATCGGCTTTTCCGACGACGGCGAGCCCGGGGGCACCGCGGGGCGACCCATGTATCAGGCACTGGAAGGCTCGGGGCTGGGGCAGGTCGGCTGCGTGGTGATTCGTTACTTCGGCGGCACCAAGCTAGGCACCGGCGGCTTGGTCCGCGCCTATACGCAGGCGGTCGTCCAGGCGCTCGAAGGCCTGCCACGGCGCCCCTTCATCGAGCGCAGAATGCTGCGGATACGCATCGATTTCGCCGGCGAGGCCATTGCCCGCGAGTGGCTCGCCACGCAGGATGCCCTCATCGAAAGCGCCGATTACGAAGCCGACGGCGTGACGCTCAGCATCGCCTGGCCACGAGAGCGCGACAGCGACCTGAGCGCGCTGACCTCGCGCCTCAAGGGGCAGCTTACCCGGCTCGATTCCTCAGCCTAG
- a CDS encoding GGDEF domain-containing protein, producing the protein MPLRTYRLWGGRGASLPPYCPLSPEYRRYFDTFAHLYAMALVAYAGLMLPLFVWLGRPGPILIVLFSVLMTLGARGLHHRGYMAWGATLLWIMMLLLIGESIRLYGAGVGFEFYVGLALLVLHISAIPRSYKIVLSLLLLGVVGALLMSMHQGAPAVELSPAVATWLLWVNLVLTGALFAGVLMGLEGVTERLERAYRREALHDMLTGALNRRAIIAIAERWQRSKRPFAIVLLDVDHFKRFNDLHGHATGDAALCHLVNCLRQGLRDGDMLGRYGGEEFMLLLPGTSRVDALAVAERVATSVRGQPLVLPDKSLGMTVSQGLATQDEATTLSAMIALADRRLYAAKGAGRDRVMSWEAFGTLSPVPARCVVEGAEACPFEPPRRHDDSVVKA; encoded by the coding sequence ATGCCGCTACGTACCTATCGCCTCTGGGGAGGCCGAGGTGCATCGTTGCCTCCGTATTGCCCCCTGTCGCCGGAATATCGTCGCTATTTCGATACCTTTGCCCACCTGTACGCCATGGCGTTGGTAGCCTATGCCGGTTTGATGCTACCGCTGTTCGTCTGGCTAGGACGTCCCGGTCCGATATTGATCGTCCTATTCAGCGTCTTGATGACGCTCGGTGCCCGAGGGCTGCATCATCGGGGGTACATGGCCTGGGGCGCGACCTTGCTGTGGATCATGATGTTACTGCTGATTGGCGAGTCGATTCGCCTCTACGGCGCCGGCGTCGGCTTTGAATTCTACGTGGGCCTGGCACTGCTGGTGTTGCACATCAGCGCGATTCCGCGCAGCTACAAGATCGTGTTGTCGCTGTTGCTGCTGGGCGTGGTCGGCGCATTGTTGATGAGTATGCACCAGGGGGCGCCCGCGGTTGAGTTGTCACCGGCGGTGGCGACATGGCTGTTATGGGTCAATCTAGTGCTGACGGGGGCGCTGTTCGCCGGTGTGCTGATGGGGCTGGAAGGCGTCACCGAGCGGCTCGAGCGTGCGTATCGCCGTGAAGCGTTGCACGACATGCTGACCGGTGCTCTCAATCGTCGCGCGATCATCGCCATTGCCGAGCGTTGGCAGCGCTCCAAGCGACCCTTTGCGATCGTGTTACTGGATGTCGATCATTTCAAGCGGTTCAACGATCTGCATGGGCACGCCACGGGCGACGCGGCGCTCTGCCATCTCGTAAATTGCCTGCGCCAGGGGTTGCGCGATGGTGACATGCTGGGGCGTTACGGCGGTGAGGAATTCATGTTGCTGCTTCCGGGAACGTCGCGTGTCGACGCCCTGGCGGTCGCCGAACGCGTTGCGACTTCCGTGCGCGGTCAGCCATTGGTGCTGCCCGACAAGTCGCTCGGCATGACCGTCAGTCAAGGCCTCGCCACTCAGGACGAGGCGACGACGCTAAGCGCCATGATCGCCTTGGCCGATCGGCGGCTATATGCCGCCAAAGGCGCAGGACGCGATCGTGTCATGTCCTGGGAGGCATTCGGCACGTTGTCCCCCGTGCCGGCCCGATGTGTCGTCGAAGGTGCCGAGGCGTGCCCGTTCGAACCGCCTCGGCGACATGACGATTCAGTGGTGAAAGCGTGA
- a CDS encoding uracil-DNA glycosylase family protein, which yields MSRDVTLSSALRDAFRREADTLDGIDRDVYLANRRDPLEPIIGLGPRDAPVGFFGRDPGRQEVAHGAPFVGSGGQKVRAGLYEHLHGEALPDFEASLAVGQHYFWANTVPYKPVGNKAWSMAVKKRFQPLMAELLIGHWRGRTLITLGREAFLWFAIGQSREIKRELEAFWAREDRFEALHTTILSLPDGRSAEFQLAPLPHPSPLNQTWYKRFPALLDARLAALERVR from the coding sequence ATGTCACGAGACGTGACTCTCTCCTCGGCGTTACGCGATGCATTTCGCCGTGAAGCCGACACGCTCGACGGCATCGATCGCGATGTCTACCTCGCCAATCGACGTGACCCGCTGGAACCGATCATCGGGTTGGGCCCCCGCGACGCACCGGTGGGCTTTTTCGGCCGCGACCCCGGCCGTCAGGAGGTCGCGCATGGCGCGCCCTTCGTGGGTAGCGGTGGTCAGAAAGTGCGTGCCGGGCTATATGAACATCTGCACGGGGAGGCGTTACCCGATTTCGAGGCCTCGCTCGCCGTGGGGCAGCATTATTTTTGGGCCAATACCGTGCCCTACAAGCCGGTCGGCAACAAGGCGTGGTCGATGGCGGTCAAGAAGCGCTTCCAGCCCTTGATGGCGGAGCTGTTGATCGGCCACTGGCGAGGTCGCACGTTGATCACGTTGGGACGCGAGGCTTTTTTGTGGTTCGCCATTGGCCAGTCGCGCGAGATCAAGCGTGAACTGGAGGCGTTCTGGGCTCGCGAGGATCGCTTCGAGGCGCTGCATACCACTATATTGTCGCTCCCCGACGGACGTAGTGCCGAGTTCCAACTGGCGCCGCTGCCGCACCCTTCCCCCCTCAACCAAACGTGGTACAAGCGCTTTCCGGCCTTGCTGGATGCGCGCCTCGCTGCACTGGAGCGCGTCCGCTGA
- a CDS encoding LexA family protein, with product MSHVTPHYLQRLPNLPLSDAAWEEIDATDFVEIPLLGVVAAGLPMEACLDDEAIHVPSRMVRRNTYALRVRGDSMIDSNIFDGDIIIIERFESAENGETAVVQINNQEVTLKRLYIEKSGVRLQPANDDMPPIYLKNDDVQVLGLVMGVMRHAATSH from the coding sequence ATGTCGCACGTTACGCCGCACTATCTGCAGCGCCTGCCAAACCTGCCACTATCGGACGCCGCCTGGGAAGAGATCGACGCCACCGATTTCGTCGAGATTCCCTTGCTGGGCGTAGTCGCCGCCGGTCTGCCCATGGAGGCCTGCCTCGACGACGAGGCCATCCATGTGCCGTCGCGCATGGTGCGACGCAACACCTACGCTTTGCGCGTGCGCGGCGATTCGATGATCGACAGCAACATCTTCGATGGCGACATCATCATCATCGAGCGCTTCGAGTCCGCCGAGAACGGTGAAACCGCCGTGGTACAGATCAACAACCAAGAAGTCACGCTCAAGCGGCTTTACATCGAGAAATCCGGTGTGCGCCTGCAACCCGCCAACGATGATATGCCGCCCATCTATCTCAAGAACGACGATGTACAAGTGCTGGGCCTGGTGATGGGTGTGATGCGTCACGCGGCCACGAGTCACTGA
- the smc gene encoding chromosome segregation protein SMC: MRLTSIKLVGFKSFVDAVNVPFAGNMTAIVGPNGCGKSNIIDAVRWVMGESSAKTLRGESMTDVIFNGSTGRSPVGQASIELVFDNSDGTMGGAYAQYAEISVKRQVTRDSQSNYFFNGQKCRRRDISDLFLGTGLGPRSYAIIGQGMISRLVEARPEELRSTLEEAAGVSKYKERRRETENRLRRTQENLDRLDDIREELDKQLERLKRQADAARRYQTLKDEEYRLKGELALLRTRAFRTQQQTQEQHVRELENQVEHEILGQRQCESRLEESRLAHDEVAAELETHQARFYETGAEIARIEQSIEHARSRDQQLAQDIEDARRELSELEQLGSQDDERRAALDERLESIAPELEEAQETLEMLQESLDAADEDAATAQQEWERFNESDRDVAHGAERAQDDVRRLENTIAELDDQIGKRRQQRQELPDVEALRGERGELREQLEALDLDQEALESQRELLQQQREDAQTRLDEAAAQRDTQRSQLSRLQGELASVEALLDAALTDDDAALESHLAHHGLAEAPRLAERLEVAAPWETVVAWALAPWLKARLATTAVMAEIVADAPPAELALLGGDGVAPVTGTLGAQVDGAGALGTWLNGIHCAADEDAAWAMHVRLAADESVITPSGLWLGPDWVRRRGESASDDGVLVQRRRRETLQADIAALEASLETLEETLQVTREAVEHSAAELESLRLQERDLGQRRQQLASREAGLASRLEQLDARSRELDDDVAQLVERHAERRLELEETRERWQAAMSDVDANSQTREALENQRREAREKAQSLRQQVAPARERQQHLAMERQRLETERSGLDQQHARSRDQRERLAEKLAMLEEQRATLREPEEETRERLDELLDRRSREEATLNASRDRAHQLAETLRDTEAARQQHERNLDGLRGKLEEARMQVQALTLKADTQDEHLEELGHDVDALREGLDPNATESAWQTRLDELGDKIRRLGAINLAAIEEYDQQAERRDYLEAQHAELSEAIETLEKAIRRIDQETRTRFKQTFDQVNAGFGELFPKVFGGGAAWLTLTGDDLLETGVAIMARPPGKKNTTIHLLSGGEKALTALSLVFAIFQLNPAPFCMLDEVDAPLDDANVGRYAKLVKEMSESVQFIYITHNKIAMEAAERLMGVTMQEAGVSRLVSVGIDEAATLADA, encoded by the coding sequence ATGCGCCTCACGTCCATCAAACTGGTCGGCTTCAAGTCGTTCGTCGATGCGGTCAATGTGCCGTTCGCCGGCAACATGACCGCCATCGTCGGCCCCAATGGCTGCGGCAAGTCGAACATCATCGATGCCGTGCGCTGGGTGATGGGTGAATCCTCCGCCAAGACGCTGCGCGGCGAGTCGATGACCGATGTCATCTTCAACGGTTCTACTGGACGCTCGCCGGTGGGACAGGCGTCCATCGAGCTGGTCTTCGACAACAGTGACGGGACCATGGGCGGCGCTTACGCCCAGTACGCCGAAATTTCCGTCAAGCGCCAGGTCACCCGCGACAGCCAATCCAATTATTTCTTCAATGGCCAGAAGTGCCGACGTCGCGATATTTCCGATCTCTTCCTGGGCACGGGGCTGGGGCCGCGTTCCTACGCCATCATCGGGCAGGGCATGATTTCGCGGTTGGTCGAGGCGCGCCCCGAGGAGTTGCGCTCGACACTGGAGGAAGCGGCAGGTGTTTCCAAGTACAAGGAACGCCGACGAGAAACCGAGAATCGCCTGCGCCGCACTCAGGAGAATCTCGACCGCCTCGACGACATTCGCGAAGAGCTCGACAAGCAGCTCGAGCGTCTGAAGCGTCAGGCGGATGCCGCGCGGCGCTACCAGACTCTGAAAGACGAGGAATATCGCCTCAAGGGCGAGCTGGCGTTGCTGCGCACGCGGGCGTTTCGGACCCAGCAGCAGACCCAGGAACAGCACGTCCGCGAGCTGGAAAATCAGGTCGAGCACGAAATCCTCGGCCAGCGCCAATGCGAAAGTCGTTTGGAAGAATCGCGGCTGGCGCATGATGAGGTCGCCGCCGAGCTGGAGACCCATCAGGCCCGCTTCTATGAGACCGGTGCCGAGATAGCGCGGATCGAGCAGTCCATCGAGCATGCGCGTTCGCGCGATCAGCAACTCGCCCAGGATATCGAGGACGCACGCCGCGAACTGAGCGAACTCGAACAGCTGGGGTCCCAGGACGACGAGCGTCGCGCGGCTCTGGATGAACGTCTGGAGAGCATCGCCCCCGAGCTTGAAGAGGCTCAGGAAACGCTGGAGATGCTGCAGGAATCTCTGGACGCCGCTGACGAAGACGCCGCCACCGCGCAACAAGAGTGGGAGCGTTTCAACGAAAGCGATCGTGATGTGGCGCACGGGGCCGAGCGTGCCCAGGATGACGTTCGTCGCCTCGAAAATACCATCGCCGAGCTTGATGACCAGATCGGCAAGCGTCGCCAGCAACGCCAGGAACTGCCCGATGTCGAGGCATTGCGCGGCGAGCGCGGTGAGCTGCGCGAGCAACTCGAGGCGCTGGATCTCGATCAGGAAGCGCTGGAAAGTCAACGTGAGCTCCTGCAGCAACAACGCGAGGACGCCCAGACACGCCTCGACGAAGCAGCAGCCCAGCGCGACACCCAGCGTTCGCAGCTGAGCCGCCTGCAGGGCGAGCTGGCATCGGTGGAGGCCTTGCTCGATGCCGCCTTGACCGATGACGACGCCGCCCTGGAGTCGCATCTCGCACACCACGGCCTGGCCGAGGCCCCGCGCCTGGCCGAACGGCTGGAAGTCGCCGCGCCTTGGGAGACGGTCGTAGCCTGGGCCCTGGCGCCGTGGCTCAAGGCGCGGCTCGCGACGACGGCCGTCATGGCCGAGATCGTCGCCGACGCCCCGCCTGCTGAATTGGCCTTGTTGGGGGGCGATGGCGTGGCGCCGGTTACCGGCACATTGGGGGCGCAGGTCGACGGTGCCGGGGCACTGGGCACTTGGCTCAACGGCATTCACTGCGCTGCCGATGAGGATGCCGCCTGGGCGATGCATGTGCGCTTGGCGGCGGACGAGAGCGTGATCACCCCTAGTGGGTTGTGGCTGGGCCCGGATTGGGTACGCCGGCGCGGCGAGTCGGCATCCGATGATGGCGTACTGGTTCAGCGCCGTCGACGCGAGACACTGCAGGCCGATATCGCGGCGCTCGAAGCATCGCTCGAGACGCTCGAGGAGACATTGCAGGTCACGCGTGAAGCGGTGGAGCATTCGGCGGCGGAACTCGAATCGCTGCGTCTTCAAGAGCGTGATCTTGGGCAGCGTCGGCAGCAACTGGCCTCGCGCGAGGCCGGGCTGGCGAGCCGTCTGGAACAGCTTGACGCACGCTCCCGTGAGCTTGATGACGATGTGGCGCAGCTCGTCGAGCGTCATGCCGAGCGGCGCCTGGAACTCGAGGAAACGCGTGAGCGCTGGCAGGCGGCGATGAGTGACGTGGACGCCAACAGCCAGACTCGCGAGGCATTGGAAAATCAGCGTCGCGAGGCGCGGGAAAAAGCCCAATCGCTACGCCAGCAAGTCGCGCCTGCGCGCGAGCGCCAGCAACATCTGGCGATGGAGCGTCAGCGTTTGGAGACGGAGCGCTCAGGGCTCGATCAGCAGCATGCGCGCTCGCGCGATCAGCGCGAGCGCCTGGCCGAGAAGCTCGCCATGCTCGAAGAGCAGCGCGCCACCTTGCGTGAGCCGGAAGAAGAAACTCGGGAACGGCTCGACGAATTGCTCGACCGCCGCAGTCGCGAGGAAGCGACGCTCAACGCTTCGCGCGATCGCGCGCATCAATTGGCCGAGACGTTGCGCGACACCGAGGCTGCGCGTCAGCAACACGAGCGCAATCTCGATGGTCTACGCGGCAAGCTCGAAGAAGCGCGCATGCAGGTGCAGGCCCTGACGCTGAAAGCCGATACGCAGGATGAACACCTCGAAGAGCTCGGGCACGATGTCGACGCGCTGCGTGAAGGGCTCGATCCCAACGCTACCGAATCGGCGTGGCAGACCCGGCTCGACGAGCTCGGCGACAAGATTCGACGCCTCGGCGCCATCAACCTGGCGGCCATCGAGGAGTACGACCAGCAGGCCGAGCGTCGCGACTATCTCGAGGCCCAGCATGCCGAATTGAGCGAGGCCATCGAGACCCTGGAAAAGGCGATTCGGCGTATCGACCAGGAAACGCGGACGCGTTTCAAGCAGACTTTCGATCAGGTCAATGCCGGCTTCGGCGAGCTTTTTCCCAAGGTCTTCGGCGGTGGGGCCGCATGGTTGACGCTAACCGGCGACGATTTGCTAGAGACGGGGGTAGCCATCATGGCGCGCCCGCCGGGCAAGAAAAATACCACCATTCATCTCCTCTCGGGGGGAGAAAAAGCATTGACGGCATTGTCGCTGGTATTTGCTATCTTTCAGCTAAACCCGGCGCCATTCTGTATGCTAGATGAAGTCGATGCACCGTTGGATGATGCCAACGTGGGACGTTATGCCAAGCTGGTGAAGGAAATGTCCGAGAGTGTTCAGTTCATTTACATCACACACAATAAGATTGCCATGGAAGCGGCCGAACGATTGATGGGCGTGACCATGCAGGAAGCCGGGGTATCTCGGCTGGTATCGGTAGGAATTGACGAGGCGGCGACCCTGGCGGATGCATGA
- a CDS encoding VOC family protein has product MQYLHTMVRVADLDASLRFYCDLLGLKEVRRKENEKGRFTLVFLAAPEDEERSREQKAPEVELTYNWDPETYTGGRNFGHLAYRVDDIYALCQYLMDNGVTINRPPRDGHMAFVRSPDGISVELLQKGDALPAQEPWASMENTGSW; this is encoded by the coding sequence ATGCAGTACCTACACACGATGGTCCGTGTCGCCGATCTCGACGCCTCGCTGCGCTTTTACTGTGACCTGCTGGGCCTCAAGGAAGTGCGGCGCAAGGAGAACGAAAAAGGCCGCTTCACGCTAGTATTCCTCGCCGCGCCGGAGGACGAGGAGCGTTCGCGCGAGCAAAAGGCTCCGGAGGTCGAGCTCACCTACAACTGGGACCCGGAGACTTATACCGGCGGTCGCAACTTCGGTCACCTGGCGTATCGTGTCGACGACATCTACGCGCTTTGCCAATACTTGATGGACAACGGCGTGACCATCAATCGCCCGCCGCGCGACGGCCACATGGCCTTCGTCCGTTCGCCGGACGGCATCTCCGTGGAGTTGTTGCAAAAGGGTGATGCGCTGCCGGCCCAGGAACCGTGGGCATCGATGGAGAATACTGGCAGCTGGTAA
- a CDS encoding DNA-3-methyladenine glycosylase I, with product MSMYCDHAPGHPFHGPYHDHEYGFPVRDDDRLFERLILEINQAGLSWLTVLKKREAFSAAFDDFSVARVAAYDDTQRARLLADAGIIRNRRKVDAAIHNANVVLALQESHGSFAAWLDAHHPRTLDEWVRLFKRTFRFTGPEIVNEFLMSTGYLPGAHREDCPTQQRVRAQQPPWLDTE from the coding sequence ATGAGCATGTATTGCGACCATGCCCCCGGTCATCCCTTTCATGGCCCCTACCATGATCACGAGTATGGGTTTCCCGTGCGCGACGATGATCGACTCTTCGAGCGCCTGATCCTCGAGATCAACCAGGCTGGCCTTTCCTGGCTGACCGTTCTCAAGAAGCGCGAGGCGTTTTCGGCGGCCTTCGATGATTTTTCCGTGGCACGCGTCGCCGCTTACGACGACACGCAAAGGGCGCGTCTGCTCGCGGATGCAGGTATCATCCGCAATCGACGCAAGGTCGATGCCGCGATTCACAATGCCAACGTCGTGCTCGCCCTGCAGGAGTCTCACGGTAGCTTCGCTGCCTGGCTCGATGCGCACCATCCACGCACGCTGGACGAGTGGGTGCGATTGTTCAAACGCACTTTCCGTTTCACCGGTCCCGAAATCGTCAACGAATTTCTGATGAGTACCGGCTATCTACCGGGAGCCCATCGCGAAGATTGCCCGACCCAGCAACGGGTAC
- a CDS encoding tRNA dihydrouridine synthase — MTQVASGRIGLAPMEGVIDVVTRDLLSADGALDWTVTEFVRVVDTRLPARVFLRHCPELEHAECATSNGTPVHLQLLGSDPSALAANAVHAQALGARQIDLNFGCPAKTVNRHDGGASLLRDPERVHTVVRTVAEALAPLGIAVTAKIRLGFDDKQVALACAEAAEAGGAAHLVVHARTRREGYRPPAHWEWIGRIRARLAIPVIANGDIWTLEDYWKARTLSGCTDVMLGRGMLADPWLARRIKHWQRTGEHLPETPWAARAEVLAAYAQRMRMHLPEKIVVSLLKQWLNQMRGRDDEAARRFTALRRRTELQAFLDGLTPVMQDDISARQGVAIGMNG, encoded by the coding sequence ATGACGCAAGTGGCCAGCGGTCGCATCGGCTTAGCACCGATGGAAGGCGTGATCGATGTGGTCACGCGGGATTTATTGAGCGCCGATGGTGCGCTCGACTGGACGGTGACCGAATTCGTGCGCGTGGTCGACACGCGCCTACCGGCGCGTGTGTTCCTGCGTCACTGCCCCGAGCTCGAACACGCCGAGTGCGCGACCTCGAACGGTACGCCGGTTCACCTGCAGCTCCTGGGTTCCGACCCCAGTGCCCTGGCAGCGAACGCGGTACATGCCCAGGCACTCGGCGCTCGCCAGATCGATCTCAACTTCGGCTGCCCAGCCAAGACCGTCAACCGCCATGACGGCGGTGCCTCGCTGTTGCGCGATCCCGAGCGCGTGCATACCGTCGTGCGGACCGTTGCCGAGGCGCTGGCGCCTCTGGGAATCGCCGTGACCGCCAAGATCCGCCTGGGATTTGACGACAAGCAAGTGGCACTCGCCTGTGCCGAGGCCGCCGAAGCCGGAGGCGCGGCACACCTGGTGGTGCATGCCCGCACCCGCCGCGAAGGGTATCGACCACCGGCGCATTGGGAATGGATCGGACGGATTCGCGCCCGACTCGCGATTCCGGTGATCGCCAACGGCGATATCTGGACACTGGAAGATTATTGGAAGGCCCGTACGCTATCGGGCTGCACGGATGTGATGCTGGGACGCGGCATGCTTGCCGACCCCTGGCTTGCGCGGCGCATCAAGCATTGGCAGCGTACCGGCGAGCACTTGCCGGAGACACCCTGGGCGGCGCGTGCCGAGGTGCTGGCGGCCTATGCCCAGCGTATGCGCATGCACCTGCCGGAAAAGATCGTCGTCTCGCTGCTCAAGCAGTGGCTCAATCAGATGCGTGGACGTGACGACGAAGCCGCCAGGCGCTTCACCGCCCTGCGACGCCGTACCGAGTTGCAGGCGTTTCTTGACGGTCTAACACCCGTCATGCAGGACGACATCTCTGCCCGCCAAGGGGTCGCTATCGGGATGAACGGCTGA
- a CDS encoding phosphatase PAP2 family protein, whose amino-acid sequence MKITRIACYNILGLALLLSWWLPHFPFWSTLDDDIFWFFNQTLSITDHPLWTTLVAVLNNRDFDIASFLALAAVFAWAMRLDTRPERLKRWSAIGVSMLVTAGLLSLLVNKLVTYGHPSPTLTHSGIHLLSQEVSFATKDRSGNSFPGDHGLMLMTFTAFMWHFAGRRVGLVSAVLAVALSAPRIIGGGHWFSDVYMGALAIALLSLPWVLCTSLANRMAAWLQRSLERLASRFHH is encoded by the coding sequence ATGAAAATCACCCGCATCGCTTGCTACAACATACTGGGGTTGGCCTTGCTCCTCAGTTGGTGGCTGCCTCATTTCCCCTTCTGGTCGACCCTCGATGACGACATTTTCTGGTTCTTCAATCAGACACTGTCGATCACCGATCATCCGCTTTGGACGACACTGGTCGCCGTGCTCAACAACCGTGATTTCGATATCGCCAGCTTCCTGGCCCTGGCCGCCGTTTTCGCATGGGCCATGCGCCTGGACACACGTCCCGAACGCCTGAAACGCTGGAGCGCCATCGGCGTGAGCATGCTAGTCACTGCTGGATTATTAAGCTTACTGGTCAATAAACTGGTGACCTACGGACACCCCAGTCCGACCCTGACGCACAGCGGAATCCACCTGTTGTCGCAGGAGGTGAGCTTCGCCACTAAGGATCGCTCAGGCAACAGCTTTCCCGGCGATCATGGCCTGATGCTGATGACCTTTACAGCGTTCATGTGGCATTTCGCGGGACGTCGCGTCGGCCTCGTCAGCGCCGTATTGGCTGTCGCCTTGAGCGCGCCACGCATCATCGGCGGCGGCCATTGGTTCAGCGACGTCTATATGGGGGCACTCGCCATCGCCCTGTTGTCGCTGCCCTGGGTATTGTGTACCTCATTAGCCAACCGCATGGCCGCTTGGCTTCAGCGCAGCCTCGAGCGCCTCGCTTCACGCTTTCACCACTGA
- a CDS encoding DoxX family protein, translating to MQRLLHHDDLGKLILRLAVGGLILLHGIDKLLSPASITSIGNMLDAMGLPVFLAYGVLIGEIVAPLMAILGWQARIGGLLMVGNMLVAFILVHHDELLTLNAQGGWTLELQGMFLCGALAIMFMGSGRLAMHPD from the coding sequence ATGCAACGATTGCTGCATCATGACGACTTGGGAAAACTGATTCTACGCCTGGCCGTGGGCGGGCTAATTCTACTGCACGGCATCGACAAGCTGTTGTCGCCCGCCAGCATCACCAGCATCGGCAATATGCTCGATGCCATGGGGTTACCGGTCTTTTTGGCGTATGGCGTGCTGATCGGCGAGATCGTCGCGCCGTTGATGGCCATCTTGGGCTGGCAAGCGCGTATCGGCGGCTTGTTAATGGTTGGCAACATGCTGGTAGCGTTTATTCTCGTCCATCACGACGAGTTGCTGACACTCAATGCACAAGGCGGCTGGACGCTAGAGCTCCAGGGCATGTTTCTATGCGGCGCCCTGGCGATCATGTTCATGGGCAGCGGGCGCTTGGCAATGCACCCCGACTAA